Part of the Bacteroidia bacterium genome, TTTAATTTATGGTTCAGGGGCTTATCGTGTAGTAAAGTGGATTCCGAATGATGAAGTAGTTTTAGAAAGAAAAGCAAACTGGTGGGGCGATAAATTAAAAAAGTATAGTGAGCTTATTTTTGGGGCATATCCTAAAAGGTTGATCTACAAAACTGTAAAAGAAATGTCTGTAACTATTACTATGCTCAAATTGGGCTATTTGGACCTTATCTACAACATACCTGTAAAAGAATTTACGGACATAGAAAAATTAGACAGTAATTACTATCATTATCGTACCCGAAAAGCAAATACTTTGGCATATTCTTATCTTGGTTTGAATGTAAGACCTCACGACCGCACCCCTTATTTTGACGATATACGTATCCGTAGGGCAGTTGCTTACGCGCTACCTATTGATAGCATGATGAAGTTTATTCTCAAAGGATATGGCGTAAGGATAAGCTCGCCAGGTTCTCCAAGCAAAGAAATTTCCTACAATCCTAACTTGCCTTTGCAGGAGTACGATATTAAAAAAGCTAAGCAACTGCTCAAAGATGCAGGATGGCAGGATACAGACAATGATGGGATTTTAGATAAATACATCAATGGCAAAAAGACCGATTTTATCATTTCTTTACTTATCAACAACCTTAGCCCTGATAAGAGATATATTGCTTATTTTGTAACTCGTTCGCTCGGGTATGTGGGTATTGCCGTTACAGTTGATGAAAAGAATTTAGCAGACTACTTCAAAGCCCTACAAGAGCATGAATTTGATATGTATTTAGCTGAAAATGTGGAAGACGTAGACTTTCAAGACCCTGAACTGTTTTGGCATACTAAAAATTGGGAAAATAAAGGAGCAAATTACACAGGTTTTGGAAACGGAAGTACAGATGCCTTTATTGAAACAATTAAAAACGGCAAAAATTTGAACAAAGCCCGATTTTTGTATCATGCTTTGATGGCTATCATTCACGAACAGAAGCCTTGTATTCCTTTGTGGTCGCCGC contains:
- a CDS encoding ABC transporter substrate-binding protein translates to MKKCILTVLLCLFFFIVVAQSSDNTKPIGDAVYIRHPEDPSAINPILVANDIDKIVTNQVFQYLTTVTPDRMQRVPLLLKRMPIASRDSSYYLCELREEATWDNGLPITAEDVLFTLKAIYNPFIPCTYLKEFFAGIEDVVIDKKDKKKFKIFVSPDIGENIIYPIPVMPKHFYDRQNDMAKFTLPQLKKEKEKLKNDPFLQNFAKFFTDSSNVRNPSLIYGSGAYRVVKWIPNDEVVLERKANWWGDKLKKYSELIFGAYPKRLIYKTVKEMSVTITMLKLGYLDLIYNIPVKEFTDIEKLDSNYYHYRTRKANTLAYSYLGLNVRPHDRTPYFDDIRIRRAVAYALPIDSMMKFILKGYGVRISSPGSPSKEISYNPNLPLQEYDIKKAKQLLKDAGWQDTDNDGILDKYINGKKTDFIISLLINNLSPDKRYIAYFVTRSLGYVGIAVTVDEKNLADYFKALQEHEFDMYLAENVEDVDFQDPELFWHTKNWENKGANYTGFGNGSTDAFIETIKNGKNLNKARFLYHALMAIIHEQKPCIPLWSPQNIIIASDRFQNFKAYTEFSGFPGINPANLWTPIDKQKYK